Proteins from one Panicum virgatum strain AP13 chromosome 7K, P.virgatum_v5, whole genome shotgun sequence genomic window:
- the LOC120641250 gene encoding BTB/POZ domain-containing protein At1g67900-like, translating to MKLMKLGARPDTFFTSGPVRSVYTEVATDLEILVDHFLFRLHKFPLLSKCLLLQALCAESDAIELPGFPGGAEAFEACAKFCYGIAVTVGAHNAVPLRCAAARLGMTEAADRGNLGAKLDAFLASCLLRRWRDALAVLSATARHAAACEELGVTSRCVEAVAILITDPGSGASEAAGCSSSPWWARDVSELGVDLFWRVMVAVRAAGTVKGRAVGDALKVYARRWLPNVARSGYLVEQTDGSADVAATDHRFLVETIASLLPAERDAVSCSFLLKLLKAANALCASPATKAELTRRAALQLEDASVSDLLIPSCASETLYDVDAVMAILEELALRQAAAGIPEASPPPHARGHRRSRSAESSEFEGARRSTSAAASHGAMVRIGRLVDGFLMEVAKDPNLPLDKIIAIAEAVPDCARPEHDDLYRAVDTYLRVHPEMDKSSRKKLCRVLNCRKLSETASMHAAQNELLPLRVVVQVLFFENARAAALSGSGHGASRVAGVAGGVKGLLAKTRREAGGEEATKDEQRLRGLAGDDDWSVEGLKRAASRISTLRMKLEEEEEGDDADDGAFVHRARPGLVRSASSRVRALCAIPAGKPKRMLSRLWPSSRSITGRE from the exons ATGAAGCTCATGAAGCTCGGCGCGCGGCCGGACACCTTCTTCACCTCCGGGCCTGTCAG GTCTGTCTACACGGAGGTGGCCACTGACCTGGAAATCCTGGTGGATCATTTCCTGTTTCGTCTCCACAAG TTCCCTCTGCTCTCCAAGtgcctgctgctgcaggctctcTGCGCGGAGTCCGACGCCATCGAGCTCCCGGGCTTcccgggcggcgcggaggcgttCGAGGCCTGCGCCAAGTTCTGCTACGGCATCGCCGTCACGGTCGGCGCGCACAACGCCGTGCCGCTCCGCTGCGCTGCGGCGCGCCTCGGCATGACGGAGGCCGCCGACCGCGGCAACCTCGGCGCCAAGCTCGACGCGTTCCTCGCctcctgcctcctccgccgctggcgggacgcgctcgccgtgctcagcgccaccgcccgccaCGCCGCGGCCTGCGAGGAGCTCGGCGTCACGTCCCGCTGCGTCGAGGCCGTCGCGATCCTCATCACCGACCCAGGCAGCGGCGCCTCCGAGGCCGCCGgctgctcctcgtcgccgtgGTGGGCGCGCGACGTCTCCGAGCTCGGCGTCGACCTCTTCTGGCGCGTCATGGTGGCCGTCAGGGCGGCGGGCACCGTCAAGGGGAGAGCCGTCGGCGACGCGCTCAAGGTCTACGCGCGCCGGTGGCTGCCGAACGTCGCCAGGAGCGGCTACCTGGTGGAGCAAACCGACGGCAGTGCAGACGTGGCGGCCACGGACCACCGGTTTCTTGTCGAAACAATTGCAAGCTTGCTTCCGGCCGAGAGGGACGCcgtctcctgcagcttcttgcTAAAACTTCTCAAAGCGGCGAACGCCCTGTGTGCTTCGCCGGCGACAAAGGCGGAGCTGACTAGGAGGGCGGCGCTGCAGCTGGAAGACGCCAGCGTGAGCGACCTCCTGATACCGTCGTGCGCAAGCGAGACGCTGTACGACGTGGACGCGGTGATGGCCATCCTTGAAGAGCTGGCgctgcggcaggcggcggcggggatcccGGAGGCaagcccgccgccgcacgcgcgcgGACACAGAAGGTCACGGTCCGCCGAGAGCTCGGAGTTCGAGGGAGCGCGCCGGTCTACGTCCGCCGCTGCGTCGCACGGCGCGATGGTCCGGATCGGGAGGCTGGTGGATGGGTTCTTGATGGAGGTCGCCAAGGATCCTAACCTGCCGCTGGACAAGATTATCGCCATTGCCGAGGCCGTGCCGGATTGCGCCCGTCCGGAGCACGACGATCTTTACCGAGCCGTCGACACTTACCTCAGA GTGCATCCAGAGATGGACAAGAGTTCGAGGAAGAAGCTGTGCAGGGTGCTCAACTGCAGGAAGCTCTCCGAGACGGCGTCCATGCACGCGGCCCAGAACGAGCTGCTGCCGCTCCGGGTCGTCGTGCAGGTGCTCTTCTTCGAgaacgcgcgcgcggcggcgctgtccgGCTCCGGCCACGGGGCCAGCCGCGTCGCCGGCGTGGCGGGTGGCGTCAAGGGGCTGCTCGCCAAGACGAGgagggaggcgggcggcgaggaggccacCAAGGACGAGCAGAGGCTCCggggcctcgccggcgacgacgactggAGCGTGGAGGGTCTGAAGCGCGCGGCGTCGAGGATCTCGACGCTGCGGAtgaagctggaggaggaggaggagggcgacgacgccgacgacgggGCGTTCGTGCACAGGGCTCGCCCGGGGCTGGTCCGGAGCGCGTCGTCGCGCGTCAGGGCGCTCTGCGCGATCCCCGCCGGGAAGCCCAAGCGGATGCTGAGCAGGCTGTGGCCGTCGAGCAGATCCATCACTGGGAGGGAGTGA
- the LOC120641252 gene encoding SUPPRESSOR OF GAMMA RESPONSE 1-like isoform X1, whose amino-acid sequence MTGVGLVKRIRNASHLIRLRLGELVAEPYIKCPNCERGIDTSNVSLVWPELPAGVKFDPSDLELLQHLQGKYSLQNSNSPALIDEFIPTIEEMGGICYTHPKNLPGIKMDGSSLHFFHKVSNAYGCGHRKRRKISGNDGSVCDEHMRWHKTGASKPIYDENGFKKGWKKILVLYKGSKRGGSKIDRDNWVMHQYHLGADEDEADGELVVSKVFYQLLSKKIDKSEMDDVEQESEPSAAKIDPRTPNSEPSASKIDPRTPKTDPPQPHLLSNSPCDTEQYTPIQVDQEEEECGTSVRRVKVEAAECSAWFAELPPAVVVADLPASDKPRQIRDAPPVGSEPEARIPVNGSNTDLFDGLPDLDPTFPCLVTPSDSVSLADIQFGSQDSFGGWLDSFKFY is encoded by the exons ATGACTGGGGTGGGACTCGTTAAAAGAATAAGAAACGCCAGTCACTTGATCCGTCTTCGACTTGGCGAATTAGTTGCGGAACCATACATCAAGTGCCCCAACTGTGAACGTGGCATTGACACTAGTAAC GTTTCTTTAGTGTGGCCAGAACTTCCTGCTGGTGTCAAATTTGATCCGTCAGATTTAGAACTCCTTCAGCATTTACAAGGAAAATACAGCCTGCAGAATTCGAATTCCCCTGCACTTATTGATGAATTTATACCTACTATAGAAGAGATGGGGGGAATTTGCTATACACATCCCAAAAATCTCCCCG GTATAAAGATGGATGGTAGCAGCCTCCATTTCTTCCATAAAGTATCAAACGCATATGGCTGTGGTCATCGCAAGCGTCGCAAGATTAGTGGCAACGATGGCAGTGTTTGTGATGAGCACATGAGATGGCATAAGACTGGAGCATCCAAACCCATATATGACGAGAATGGTTTCAAGAAAGGCTGGAAGAAGATCTTAGTTCTTTATAAAGGTTCTAAGAGAGGTGGCAGCAAGATAGATAGAGACAATTGGGTGATGCATCAGTATCATCTTGGTGCAGATGAAGATGAAGCGGATGGTGAACTGGTCGTCTCCAAAGTATTCTACCAATTGCTATCAAAGAAAATTGACAAGTCTGAAATGGATGATGTTGAACAAGAATCTGAGCCATCTGCTGCAAAAATCGATCCTAGAACCCCAAATTCTGAGCCATCTGCTTCAAAAATCGATCCTAGAACGCCCAAAACCGATCCTCCCCAGCCCCATCTCCTGAGCAACAGCCCATGCGACACCGAGCAGTATACCCCCATTCAGGTGGATCAG gaggaagaagaatgtGGCACATCCGTTCGCCGGGTGAAGGTTGAAGCAGCCGAATGCTCTGCATGGTTTGCTGAATTACCACCAGCTGTTGTAGTTGCGGACCTTCCCGCCTCAGATAAACCGAGGCAGATCAGGGATGCCCCTCCTGTAGGCTCTGAACCTGAAGCAAGGATACCCGTCAATGGTTCTAACACGGACCTGTTTGATGGGTTGCCTGATCTGGATCCTACTTTTCCATGCCTTGTAACACCATCAGATAGTGTCAGTTTAGCT GACATACAGTTCGGCTCACAGGATAGCTTCGGGGGCTGGCTGGATAGCTTCAAGTTCTACTGA
- the LOC120641252 gene encoding SUPPRESSOR OF GAMMA RESPONSE 1-like isoform X2 — protein sequence MTGVGLVKRIRNASHLIRLRLGELVAEPYIKCPNCERGIDTSNVSLVWPELPAGVKFDPSDLELLQHLQGKYSLQNSNSPALIDEFIPTIEEMGGICYTHPKNLPGIKMDGSSLHFFHKVSNAYGCGHRKRRKISGNDGSVCDEHMRWHKTGASKPIYDENGFKKGWKKILVLYKGSKRGGSKIDRDNWVMHQYHLGADEDEADGELVVSKVFYQLLSKKIDKSEMDDVEQESEPSAAKIDPRTPNSEPSASKIDPRTPKTDPPQPHLLSNSPCDTEQYTPIQVDQEEECGTSVRRVKVEAAECSAWFAELPPAVVVADLPASDKPRQIRDAPPVGSEPEARIPVNGSNTDLFDGLPDLDPTFPCLVTPSDSVSLADIQFGSQDSFGGWLDSFKFY from the exons ATGACTGGGGTGGGACTCGTTAAAAGAATAAGAAACGCCAGTCACTTGATCCGTCTTCGACTTGGCGAATTAGTTGCGGAACCATACATCAAGTGCCCCAACTGTGAACGTGGCATTGACACTAGTAAC GTTTCTTTAGTGTGGCCAGAACTTCCTGCTGGTGTCAAATTTGATCCGTCAGATTTAGAACTCCTTCAGCATTTACAAGGAAAATACAGCCTGCAGAATTCGAATTCCCCTGCACTTATTGATGAATTTATACCTACTATAGAAGAGATGGGGGGAATTTGCTATACACATCCCAAAAATCTCCCCG GTATAAAGATGGATGGTAGCAGCCTCCATTTCTTCCATAAAGTATCAAACGCATATGGCTGTGGTCATCGCAAGCGTCGCAAGATTAGTGGCAACGATGGCAGTGTTTGTGATGAGCACATGAGATGGCATAAGACTGGAGCATCCAAACCCATATATGACGAGAATGGTTTCAAGAAAGGCTGGAAGAAGATCTTAGTTCTTTATAAAGGTTCTAAGAGAGGTGGCAGCAAGATAGATAGAGACAATTGGGTGATGCATCAGTATCATCTTGGTGCAGATGAAGATGAAGCGGATGGTGAACTGGTCGTCTCCAAAGTATTCTACCAATTGCTATCAAAGAAAATTGACAAGTCTGAAATGGATGATGTTGAACAAGAATCTGAGCCATCTGCTGCAAAAATCGATCCTAGAACCCCAAATTCTGAGCCATCTGCTTCAAAAATCGATCCTAGAACGCCCAAAACCGATCCTCCCCAGCCCCATCTCCTGAGCAACAGCCCATGCGACACCGAGCAGTATACCCCCATTCAGGTGGATCAG gaagaagaatgtGGCACATCCGTTCGCCGGGTGAAGGTTGAAGCAGCCGAATGCTCTGCATGGTTTGCTGAATTACCACCAGCTGTTGTAGTTGCGGACCTTCCCGCCTCAGATAAACCGAGGCAGATCAGGGATGCCCCTCCTGTAGGCTCTGAACCTGAAGCAAGGATACCCGTCAATGGTTCTAACACGGACCTGTTTGATGGGTTGCCTGATCTGGATCCTACTTTTCCATGCCTTGTAACACCATCAGATAGTGTCAGTTTAGCT GACATACAGTTCGGCTCACAGGATAGCTTCGGGGGCTGGCTGGATAGCTTCAAGTTCTACTGA
- the LOC120641251 gene encoding pentatricopeptide repeat-containing protein At2g15630, mitochondrial-like has product MAPPTSPAAVAAAARAAPTPAAALALFKSALSADQALCPLAVLPHLAASPSLPHLLLTASAAARPHATSLRLYGRLKSLSVPIPVASLHPLLSSLPSAPAFALFADIYRLRLPLCTTTFNIMLRHLCATGKPVRALELLRQMSRPNAVTYNTVIAGFCARSRVQAALDVMREMRERGGIAPDKYTYATVISGWRKIGHTEDAAKVFDEMLAAGEVKPTAVMYNALIGGYCDQGKLDVGLQYRDDMVERGVDMTVATYNLLVHALFMVGRASDAYAVLEEMERNGHFPDVFTYNILINGYCKEGNDKKALEVFEGMSRKGVRATAVTYTSLIYALSRKGQVQETDRLFSEAVRKGIRPDVVMYNALINSHCTGGDMDRAFEIMAEMEKKRIAPDDVTYNTLMRGLCLLGRLDEARGLIDKMTKKGIQPDLVTYNTLISGYSMKGDVKDALRIWDEMMNKGFNPTLMTYNALIQGLCKNGQGDDADNLMKEMVEKGIAPDDSTYISLIEGLTTEDERTAAADDAEA; this is encoded by the coding sequence atggcgccgcccacctcccccgccgccgtggcggcggccgcccgcgcggcgccgacgccggccgCAGCGCTTGCGCTCTTCAAGTCCGCGCTGTCCGCGGACCAGGCCCTCTGCCCGCTCGCCGTGCTCCCGCACCTCGCGGCGTCCCCGTCGCTGCCGCACCTCCTCctcaccgcctccgccgccgctcgcccccaCGCCACCTCCCTCCGCCTCTACGGGCGGCTCAAGTCGCTCTCCGTCCCCATCCCCGTCGCTTCCCTGCACCCGCTGCtgtcctccctcccctccgcccCGGCCTTCGCGCTCTTCGCCGACATCTACCGACTCCGCCTCCCGCTCTGCACCACCACCTTCAACATCATGCTCCGCCACCTCTGCGCCACGGGGAAGCCCGTCCGCGCGCTCGAACTGCTGCGCCAGATGTCGCGCCCCAACGCCGTCACCTACAACACGGTCATCGCGGGGTTCTGCGCGCGCAGCCGCGTCCAGGCGGCGCTGGACGTCATGCGCGAGATGCGGGAACGCGGTGGCATCGCCCCCGACAAGTACACCTACGCCACGGTGATCTCTGGGTGGCGCAAGATTGGCCATACTGAGGACGCAGCTAaggtgttcgacgaaatgcTGGCTGCGGGAGAAGTGAAGCCAACCGCGGTGATGTACAACGCATTGATCGGAGGCTACTGTGACCAGGGCAAACTGGATGTTGGGCTGCAATACCGGGATGATATGGTAGAGAGGGGGGTTGACATGACGGTTGCAACCTACAATTTACTTGTGCATGCGTTGTTCATGGTTGGACGTGCATCAGATGCTTATGCGGTGCTCGAGGAGATGGAGAGGAATGGTCATTTCCCAGATGTTTTCACTTATAATATATTAATCAATGGTTATTGCAAAGAGGGGAATGACAAGAAAGCACTGGAGGTGTTTGAAGGGATGTCTCGGAAAGGGGTGCGTGCGACCGCGGTGACTTACACGTCATTGATATATGCATTGTCCAGGAAAGGGCAAGTTCAGGAGACCGATAGGTTATTTAGCGAGGCTGTGAGGAAGGGCATCAGGCCTGATGTTGTTATGTATAATGCTCTGATCAATAGCCACTGTACTGGAGGAGATATGGATAGGGCATTTGAGATCATGGCAGAGATGGAGAAGAAGAGGATCGCCCCAGATGACGTGACATACAACACGCTGATGAGAGGGTTGTGCTTGCTGGGCCGTCTTGATGAAGCGCGCGGACTCATTGATAAGATGACAAAGAAGGGTATCCAGCCAGACCTTGTCACCTACAATACACTGATCAGCGGCTACAGCATGAAGGGTGACGTTAAGGATGCTTTGAGGATCTGGGATGAGATGATGAACAAGGGATTCAACCCAACACTTATGACATACAATGCGCTGATACAGGGGCTGTGCAAGAATGGCCAGGGAGATGACGCCGACAACCTGATGAAAGAGATGGTCGAGAAGGGCATCGCCCCTGATGACAGCACGTACATCTCGCTGATTGAGGGACTTACCACTGAAGATGAGCGAACAGCCGCGGCAGATGATGCAGAAGCTTGA